The Candidatus Angelobacter sp. DNA segment GCGGCTCCTCGGGCGCGCATTCGACCTGATGGAAGGCACCCTCCTCGGCCTTGAAGTCGCCGCCGCTGCGGACGTGTTTGTTGGCGAAGGTTTTTATTTTGTATTGTGATACGTTGTAGTCGCACACTGCGGTCATTTCACTGCCCACAACGGTCACTTCGCGGAATTTGCCCGGCAAAAAATAATTCGTCTCGATCACCGCCCAGGTGGCGCCGCGCGGCGTGTCGTATTCCAGTGATATGAGCGAGGCGTCATCGAAGCCGGGCCCGCGGCCGAGGAAATCCTTCATCGTTGCAGTCACGCGCGTCGGCGTGCGGTCGAGAAAGTAATTGAACAGATCCACGAAATGGATGGCGTCGGCAAAGGTCACACCACTGTCGTTGCGCGGGCGCTTGAAGCCGCTGAAATTGCTTCGCAGCATGTTCACGCGACCGAACCGTCCCGCCTGAAGCGCCGTGTGCAACCATTCCGACGCGGTGTCGAAGCGAAAGATGTGGCCGACCTGAAGGATGCGCTGATGCCTGGCGGCAAGGTCTGCGAGTTGTTTCGCTTCGGATGAAACCAAAGTGATGGGTTTCTCGACAAATACATCCTTGCCGGCCTCCAGGAAGGCGCGACACAAATTGAAATGGGTTTGAGCCGGCGTCACCACGACCGCGGCATCGACCCGGGCCGCGAAATCGCCCGGCCGCTCGGCCAGGTGCGATTCAGGAACGCCGAGTTTGCGCGCGTGATCCAGTTGTTTCGGCTGCACGTCGGACACGAACAATTCCACGGGTAGCGATTGCAAAACGCGCAGATGGTTGACACCCCAGCGGCCCACTCCCAGCAACAGAATCTTCTTCATCGAAT contains these protein-coding regions:
- a CDS encoding Gfo/Idh/MocA family oxidoreductase, with the translated sequence MKKILLLGVGRWGVNHLRVLQSLPVELFVSDVQPKQLDHARKLGVPESHLAERPGDFAARVDAAVVVTPAQTHFNLCRAFLEAGKDVFVEKPITLVSSEAKQLADLAARHQRILQVGHIFRFDTASEWLHTALQAGRFGRVNMLRSNFSGFKRPRNDSGVTFADAIHFVDLFNYFLDRTPTRVTATMKDFLGRGPGFDDASLISLEYDTPRGATWAVIETNYFLPGKFREVTVVGSEMTAVCDYNVSQYKIKTFANKHVRSGGDFKAEEGAFHQVECAPEEPLRAELRTFVEAVETRKSPRADGWAGYDCVRVLEAATESVTAGRTVELK